Within the Montipora foliosa isolate CH-2021 chromosome 11, ASM3666993v2, whole genome shotgun sequence genome, the region GATCCAATACCAGTCTTCTCTCAAAGAATGCAGCCAGACGACTTGGGTTGAGTGGATCAGCAACACATCTGACCATGAATTTGGCTGGTGGgaagaagaaaagtgaagcaTCACAGATAATCGACATCACTGTTGCCTCACCTGCTGACGAGGATATTAAGAAGACCCTTCAAGTGTACACTGTTACAAGGCCCTGCAGTAAAGCAAATACGCTTTCCAAAGAATTAGTGCGACACTACCCTCATCTCAAGCACGTTTGTGATAAACTACACCTTTCGGGTGGCGCCATAGATCTCCTTGTCGGTACAGACTTTGTAGAAGCCTTCATTGATATCCACACAGTGTCCGGAGAGCCAGGGGAACCTGTTGCGAAACGAAACTGTTTTGGTTGGTACGTTATGGGACAGTTTGAAAAGAACAACTCTACTACTTCAGAAATTCAGTCGGTTGAAATCAGAACAGCAAATGTCGTAGACGACATCAAAGAACTTCTTCACCAAGACCTCCTTGGCGTCAAACCGACCAACCTTTGTACGTGTAGCGAAAACGAGATACGCGAAAGCAAGTTCGTTAAGTCCCTCGCAGCCTCAACTACCTTGGttgacggaagaatacaagttaAGATGCCCTGGACGGAAGCGGGCCCTCCCAAACAAAGTAACTATGGCATCGCACTGAAAAGGCTGTTTTCCACGGAGAGGTCATTCCAGAAAAAGGGGTGTCTCGATGTTGTCAATGAGGAAGTCCAAAAGCTTCTAGAGCAGGACTACGTGATTCAAGTCTCTCCTGACCAGATTGATCATAGCAAGCCTGAATGGTACTTACCCTTACAAGCCGTGTTCACACCGGAAAGAACGACAAAAGTTCGACTTGTCTTTGACTCATCTTCGAAAGGTCACGACGGTTTATCCCTTAATGATTACCTAGAGAAAGGGCCAAACTACACCAACAGTCTCCTGGATGTTTTGGCAGCATGGAGATGGAACGAAGTAGCCTTTATCGGTGATATACGCAAAATGTTCAATCAAATCTTGGTTCATCCCGACGACCAGGTTTTCCACAGGTTCCTTTGGAGGAGTAAGATTAGCAACTCGCCAACAGTATACCAATGGCTCAGGTTGAACTTTGGAGATAAGCCAGCTCCCGACATAGCAACGAATGCCATCAACACACTAGCAAAGATATCTCAAGCCGAGTTCCCAGAAGCATCAAAAGAACTTCAAGACCATATGTACGTGGATGACATCGGAAGTTCCAAAGCAACTACAACGGAAGCAAAACAGATTATCAACGACATTGACGCCATTCTTAAGAAAGGCCATTTCCAGATTAAAGCTTGGCATTCAAATCGTGCGGAGATTGACCAGTCCAACGGTGAACGCTGGGCAGATCTTCTTGGTCTAAGATGGGataaacaaacagacaagtttTCCCTGAAAAGGAACGAACTCGACCAGATGGACCTTTTGACAAAGAGACGTTGCCTGGGTCTTATTGGACAATTGTGGGACCCAATCGGTCTTGTGATGCCGGTAGCTATTAAATTTAGGATCGACTTGCAGGACTTATGGCATTCAGGCTACAATTGGGACGAAACCTTACCTACAGCAGTCAAGAGCAAGTGGATGGAGAATTTGCAAGCCATGAATCACCTCTTAACAGTCGAATTCGATCGCAAGTTAAAACCAAACCACGCGATTGGGGTACCACAAATTCATGGACTCTGTGATGGTGGCGAAAAAGCTTACGGAGCGGTCATTTTCCTCCGATGGGAGTTACAGAACGGAAGTTACAAGTGCGTTCCTGTTTTAGTCAAGTCCTTCGTTGCCCCACTAAAGAGAAAAACGATCCCGAGACTGGAGCTCATGGGCTGTTTAACACTTGCAAGGATATATGAAACCTGCAGAAAGTCTCTACGGTTTGCGAACATCCACGACAGCAAGAGGATCTTCTGGGTAGACTCTTCTACTGTCCTTTCTTGGATTAAGACCCCATCACGCCAATTCAAACCTTTCGTATCAAGTCGAGTAGCAGAAATCCAAGAAACTGTTGGGGTGGAAGACTTCCGATACATCAGGTCAAAGTTCAATCCAGCCGACATCCTCACTAGAGGAATAGAGCCATCGCAACTCGAAGACTGGATAAAGGGACCCTCTTTCCTGCAGTTAACCGAAGGACAATGGCCTAAATTTGAAGCTAGAGCCCCCATCGAACCTACAGCAAAAGCTGGTGTCTTGATGGAAGTGAAAATCGAGAAGACTAAAACGCCAATGCAACACGAAGCAGCCATAGCGGAATTTCAAACCAAAGTTGATCTGGATAAGTCTGAAGAAGATACTAACCCCGTTTTTCATCAACTGTTGAATACCTGTTCTACATTTTCAAAGATACGGAGAACACTCGCTTACGTTCGCCGATTTATCCAGAATGCGAGAAAAAAGAATGTTAAGACGGGTTCAATCACTGTTCAAGAATTGCAAGGCTCGGAGAAACAGCTATTCAAGTGGAGTCAGGCACACCTAGATCCCTCTGTCATTGACAAGAAATTAACTCCGAAGCTGGACGAAAAAAGGAATACTTCGAGCTCATGGACGACTCGAAGATGTCAGATCGCTTCCAGAAGAATTAAGAAACCCAGTTATCCTTCCACGCGATCACCCTCTTGTCATCTTGCTATTACGTGACCTCCACGAAAGACGCGGACACTGTGGGTACAAAAGCCTAATTAACGAGGCAAGGAGAAAGTACTGGATCATTGGAGTTCGTGGTATGTCCAAAGCACTCACAACAAAGTGCATTACTTGTAGGAAGCTCCGAAAGAAGCCATTGGAACAACTCATGGGACAAATCCCATCCTTGCGAGTTGCAGTAGGCACCCCGCCATTCTTCAACACCGCCATGGACATGTTTGGACCATTGCACATCAAGCTTAATCGTAAAACGCTCAAGGAGGCCCAAGTAATCATTTTCACCTGCATGACAACAAGAGCTGTCCACTTAGAACTTGTGACCGACAAAACGTCTGACGCTTTCTTGATGTCATTCCGTCGTTTCGCGAGTTTGCGTGGTCACCCGTGCATTTGCTGGTCCGACTGCGGGACAAATTTTGTAGGCGCACAAGGGTACTTAAAGGAAATAATGCAGAGTTGGAACGTCCCCAAGATTGAAGGTGTTCTATCTGAAGATTTCTCGTGCGATTTTAAATGGAAATGGAATACCCCTCATGCCAGTCATCAAAATGGCGTCGTGGAAACCCTCATCAAGTCAGTCAGACAAAGTCTGAACGCTACATGCAAGAATCAAGCCTTTACCGAAGAGCAATGGAGAACATTTCTCGCGGAGACAACCTACGTCATCAATGGACGTCCTTTATACCCAAGTTCTGACAGCATATGGGAAAGCCCGCCAATTACTCCAAATGATATTCTAATAGGACATCATCTCACAATTCCTCAACCAGAACCAGAAGAAAGGATCAACCCAAGACATCTTTTAAGAAGTACAGAAAATCGCGTGAACGAATTTTGGAGATGCTGGATGAGATACTTTGCGCCAAATCTACTTCCACGAAATAAGTGGTTTCGCACCAGAGAAAACCTTCAAGTCGACGACCTAGTTCTAGAGATAGACCCAAATCACAAAAGATCCCAATGGAAGATGGCGCGAGACATTGCAACATACCCAGGAAACGATGGTTTGGTTAGGAAGGCAAGAATCAAGACTCAGGACGGTGAATACGACAGGCCGATTCACAAGCTGTGTCTTTTAGCAACAAAAGACGAATTAAATACGAACCTTTCTTAATCAAGGGAATACATAGACCAGCATTATGTAATAGACATTACGTTATTTGTGACATCTCGAGTCATTGAATACCGATTATGTTTAAGTCGTTGCTCAATTAGAGGTAACTTCTAATTTCCGCACTGGGGCGGAGTGATTCGCACTTCGCGCGTTAAGTTATTTCGCTTACTGGTTTAATGTATGCAACTAttcttgcaatttatttatcacagcaagtttgcgtgagttgaaaggtgacaactaattagaaattcagaaatatataaatcgacactgtactgcaaacgcgcaaatcgcttttttacttacctccgatcaagaacgttaaagacagtcaacagaagaaatcaaaccataagatcGTGTAGATTAGAAGATACAAATTGTAAGTATATATTCACGAAATCAGTTCCATTCGTTTTTAGCCTATCTTCGGTATTCTAAAACATTAATCTACttgtgtaatatttttctttcagtcgactagttcAACGACTTACAACTAGTACGGATAAAAGTCTAAAAATCTACAGGGTCTTGGCGTGATCCTGCCATAAAATAGTGCCTCGAACGTAGGTGCGATTCAGTGAAAATGAAACGATAGAATGTGAAGTTTGGGTTATAGAAATCGGAAACAAAGACAACTATTCAGGCAAATTAATGAACTGACAGTGGAGAaatgcaaaaacgtaacccttccttgacAGTGgagaagcctggaaaacaaTTTTGGTCTAcgacgggattcgaacccaggcGTAGCTTTAGCAAGTGGGTTATAAAGTCCACATCAATTGAAAAGGAAAGGTATCTCAATAGAACACCTCATCGGCATCGGTACCTCGCTAGTCCTAGGTcggacaataggccattttcgaaatatcaatattcagcttgatagtaatgcagagaggacaaaaacaatagaaacaagttgcaatgaatcTGAAAGATATcagcatatcatccactttcctttgtctttgtacTCTAAACcgctctttcaagctgaattttaatatatcgaataTGGCgtattgaattgaattgaatggatttgttgttgttgttgttggcaaTCCCTCTATCGAGTAAGATGTCTACTTGGTAAATAACCATTGTCAGTGTTCATTGCCAGTGTTCATTGTCACGTTTATGAGTGCGTCGATGACTGTAGAGCCCAGATGGAATGCGTATATTGTCACTGGCATTAGCCAAAGAAAAGGCGGGAATGCAGACTATACTTGCAACTCGCAATTTTTCAACCTTGTTCTCACCATTGACTCTGCTATTCTTGAATTTTCCTTTTCAGGTCCTGATGGTGTTATCGTGGATTCAGTAGATGGACCTTGTCGATCCGGGAATTTTTTCCTCTCAGCTCTTCCAAGGACCAATCTGTATCTCCTAGTGATAGAGAACTGGAGCGAGTATCGCCAATCGTTCTTCTATAATTTCAACTGCCACATCAGCAACAGAGTTTTCGACGCAGGCGCATTCCGAATTGTCAACGGCACATGCGCACATATTGAGACCGAAATaagtttgaaaaagaaagaaaaatgtccTGCTTTGAAGAATGTTCAAATGAAGTGCAGCTATAATGCAGCGAACTCTTTGAGTAAAGTCATAATATTTCAGTTGATCATAGTTGCCATTACGGTTGCTTTGAATCAAAGTTGAGTTTTTCACAAAGTATCGTACTTATGAAAGCTATGCAAATCACACTAGCGTTTCCTAACCAGGAGTAGATTATTCGCATTCCAGGGTTGTGCTATCAAGgtaaacgaaagaaaaattgtctCTTTCAAATTACTAGCCGTCGCTTGAATGATTGACATTAATTTTCTCGCCAAATTTTTCTTgcttaataaaacaataatgcCGTTAGAACAAAGAGATTCTTTCCAACCGGTTCCATAGTTAGGAGAGTAAGGAGAATGTGTCTTTTGAGATTATAGTCACAAGCCGTTGTCTTTGATTTATCAAAGTTTGCACATCAGATGACATCCAAATATTATATGAAATTCGATCGAATTAACTTTTATTGTGAAAATGAATTTATTCAGATAATTATTTATCCAAATTTATCCACTAGCACTTTCTTTTAAAATACCTGTTACTATTTAAGTTTAGTGTCATCCATCGTTTATACAATatatacatgcaaaaaatgTGTGATTTCGTTCTGGTATTTTCATAGCAATCCATGTAATTTGTCTGAAAAATCTTgataataaatttgaaaaataacGTTGTTGGTTTGAGAATTTTAAAGTCTAATTCTACTAGCGGTAAAGCGCGGATAGTAAAGTTTCTGGTGTTGCCATTGCTGTCGTCTTTGCTAATGCTCCCTAAAGGCTAGGCTACGTTCTTAGCCGATGCTAAGCTCATTAATACCGTAAGTCTTGGTGATGAGCGTGTGGGAGCTTGCATATGGAGCACTCTTAGACTAAATTATATGCGTCAGAACCAAGTTTTACCAGCCAAGGGAAAATTGATGGGATGTTTCGATCTCCAATCGGCAAAAGTGTTGGCATGTAAGCAAGTGGTGGATCTCCGTAAACAAGTCGGAGGACATGAGCAGCGTTGGTCTCTCTTAAGCTTTTCGCTGCCTTGGCATTCGTGCGCACCTGAATTCTGGGCTGTTTCGTGAGGGGCACAAGCGAGCGGTATGGAATTTCCTTCTCAACGTCCTTTGGGTGGTTTCTCCGGGGAAATTGAAAATCTAACCATTTAACTAAGGAAATTTGAAACTGGGAAAGGGTGGTGTACACACGCTTTAATGAGAAACTCACACAATGACCGTAAGACCACAATGACGTTGGAGTATTCTGTGGTGGGTACAACTCGACACGTATATTTAAACATTAAAGGAGAATTCCTCGCATAGAAGCTGAAAAAGGAGTGTTTCACTACCTTGACTTGAAACGCTTTTTTTATTCACAGACGCCTATTTCTCAGGTTTTCCTAGGTTTGGCCCTAAATAATGCACGAAAACTAGAGCTTAACAGCCTTCTTTAACATTGCTTCATGTTTTTTCACGGGTAGCCCATTTGACGCTCCAGAAGCGGAATCCTCAGTATGCACGCAGTGCGGACCGCCAACGGTCTGTATAAGAAGCCTCGCAAGGGTTCATGGGTGTCCCTCGTGAGAAGATGGCGTCTTCAAACAATCAAGAAGAAGGTAAGACAAAGCGAAAACACCATCTTTTCTATAAAAAGTCCCTTAAAGACAAAGCACAGAGCTCTCTCGTACTTCTTTTAACTCGACAATCTATCTCCGATGAAATCCCATCTTCTCCAACTTATAAATCAAGCTTTAAAGTCCGGCCCGCCAAAATTTACATCGATGTCGTTACAAAGAAGAAACCGATACTTGAACTGAAGTTGTCCAATTTGATTATCTAGCAAGAACTTCTTACTCTTGAAAAATTCGTAACATCCTTCTCGGGGGTTGTTAAACGCAATGCTCAAAATATAAACCGCTTGGAACAGCGAGGTTTTTTATAACACGCCATTTCGCCATGTGCATGGTAGTGTTTGTTGCGTTGGGAGGGTCAGCGGGATTTTGTAGAAGATAACTACGATTTCCGCTGACCTTCGATATATATTTCTCTACGTTTCATCGGTAAAATGGCTTCCCAGAAAGTCGAACAAGAATTGTCGGTTTCTGGCCGGCTTTTTCACACACCGATTACATTGTTTGCAAGCGAATGAACTTCAATAACCACGAAGCAATCGGCCGCCATATTTTAGCCTTTGTTTCTCTTTGATATGTTTGTTGTGTTTCGCAGAGCGGTAACTTATGACCTCTCGATCATTCCTTCAATTTAAGTTTACTTCGCTTTTAAATCTTTCACATTTTGAGCCTTTTTTGGCAAACTGGACTTGCTGCACAATGAAAAATAGCTTTCGGTCAGTTTTCTTGGGAAAAGGGCGTGATTTCTTTGCAAATGGCTGAAGGCCAATTCGTTCGACCGAAAGCTTAGCGTTTTAAAACCATTTGAAGAACGGTTAATTCGAGCAAAATTTATATTTCCTGCGAGGATACGAGCTGAGATAGGTAAAATTCATGAATCCTCAAAACGTATATTGGGATGTATGCTTGGAAAGGCAAATGTGAAGGAAATTGAAGACGTTCTTATTAAAATATTGATGACGGCATTCCCTCGAAATTGAAACCTGTTAAATTTTTCGCTTGCTACCAGAGTTCTGAGGTAGCCTCTCTAGTACCATAAGTACTGTAAATATCATTTCAAAGCACTGAATAACAAACGAATTCCTGGAGATCATTCACATGACATCCAAGACTCTCAATTCCAGAGAACTTTCATCTCTATATTTCTAGCTGTAGCTAGATCTGATGAAAATAAAATCTATACTTTACAGACTCAGTACTCTCAAGGCTCTAATTTGATTTTCCACAGATTGTGATATTTCTCCAGATTTATTGATGGAGACAACCAAAATTGATTGCAAAATTTCTTCTTAAAAATTAAACTTCTTGTGAAACTATTTCCAAATTTCACTGGTATCTTATTTAGCCTCAAGTTTTGGCTGGAGAATGTCTGGAAGTTGTTAGGACCATTTCATAAATAAATGAACTTGTTGGGACTGAACAGAGATGAAATGAAATCAACACATATCAAATCTTagcttggtttttgaggagaggggaaagctGGAAATGCCGGGAgtaaaacctcttggtgcagagtagagaaccgacaaacttaacccacatatgacacagcatctgggaattgaaccccgcggccacattggtgggaggcgagtgctctcaccactgtgccatccttgctctcAGCAAAAAAACCTTTTGGTCATTTCAAAGTGGCAGTAATTGCCAGAGTAATTTTCTGTCTGGAACTTGCGAGTCAGTAAGAGAATGAACCACAGTGAAGTTCTTTTCAACAATGTAGGCAATTTATTTagcaaaaattctttgtttcaggGGCTTTAAAAGTAATGACAAAAGAGGAAAAGACTGGGGATGAAAAGGAACAAACAATACAAGCATTGGATcctcaaaacaaaaagaatgacTCTGAAATTGAACAGAAAACAGCAATATCTCAGCCATCAGCCCTAGTGAGCAATGAAGGTTCAGCTATCACAGATCAACAGGTAAAACTGATTGTTAGAATTGTTGCTTTCAGTGGTTATGTACGCTGTACACGTAACAAAATTGCCAACCAGAAGCTTTCCGGGCATTTAGTGATCAGTGGATGTCACCAAGCATTTGccttttttatccaaaggcagGATGCTTGCCCAAATTTAGGAGCAAATCGACAGGAGTTTAAACATTACATTATAACATAAAAAAATGTGGTAGATTTATATCTGAAAAATAATACTTGTATTTACAGGTTAAATGCACCAATTAGCAGCATGCATGTGTGGAAATGCCTTCAAATGGTGGACTAAACACCAAACAGCTATCAGATTGTTTTCGGACTGTAAAAATGTTCCCGGACTCTGAAATTTTTCGTTTAAATTACACAGATCTTTGATTGTCGAAGTTGTGTATCACACAACTTTGACCGTCACTTTTGACAGTCAAAGTTATTGTGTTATAAACGAAAAATTTAGTATAGTCTGTCCGGAAACATTTTGACAGTCTGGAAGAAATATGACAGGTGTTGCCAATTAATACTTATAAATGGaatgtacaggtaatttgttttAAGGGAGAGTGCCCCATATGTGTACCCGTACGAAACGTACGACCTTTACGCAGCGCTGCTTTAGCGACTGACCAGCGTTGCCCTTATATCTGCAGAAAGGTTGCATGATGGCTGCATCGATAGCACTGTGGGAGTTTCGAAAAATGACTGCGCGTAAGACATCTCAAAGACATCTCAAAGTCACTTAAGCGCTGCAGCAGGACGTGCTGCACTTGAAACAAACAACCGTTTAGCAGCGCTGCTTTTGCGACTCACCAACGCTGCTCGAGAAGACTGTTTGCTAAGCACTGCAGGACTTCTGAATGATCGCTGCATCGGTGATGCATTAGCGACCCTTTCGTTGCAGACGTGTTGCAAGAGAGCTGCGTTAATAGCTTCGCGTTGCTTTAACGCTGCAGGTAGGATGTCGCGTGATGCGAGAGGTTTTCTTGGTGTAGAAAAGGTACCTTGAGAAGCCTTTTAATTTAATGGCCACCAACAACAAGCCGATCAATCGAAAAATGGGTACAAGCAAAAGTATCAAGAGtatcaattaaatttattttgcataGCGGAGGAGTTACAGGCAAGCTATATAATGAGCTGTATAATGTACAAAAATATTCTACCCGAAGAGCTTCTTCACTGTTGCGTTGTTACATTAACGGCGCTGGGGGCATTAACTGATCATGACTGATGCGAGCAGGAGTCTTTAAAGCCGTCACGAAAGATGATATTGTTCACACAGCTATCTGATTTAATACATTGCAGTTCTCTGATCATTTCATGTGTCTCtataggtagcccaagctcgatatatgagtaTCCGTACAGTGCTATAATATAATTTACGCgagagtagaaatataaggatttgaaTCGGTAAAACGGTTATCCTCAAAGTTCTGAAAACTACTGacgatttaaaataaaacaaacacgttaccttgcttcagtcttatatttatttgattctggtacggtttctgggtcgatttagagcgatttaggtggtttttggttcctcttctttcCCAAGGTTGGGCACCGAGACGAAGTTGCGAACGGAATCATTCAAGGAAAAAGGCCATAAATTCGTTCCCAAGGCTTCGATTGCCTCGAAATTCCACGTAGATCACGGACGATTCCTCCGCTACCCATTCGTCTTCTTTATTTGAGCCTCTTGAATACTGAGAAGGATTTAAGGGCCGCcaaactctgcaaacatttgcttcgTGAGCCATCAAATGATGCTTTGTTCACAACTATCTTTATCCAAACCGTTGGAAGATCGCTTAGCGACCCGCGATTGGTCAATGGGCACAATGGTGACCAATCGTAAGTCTTATCGCGGGTCGCTGAAGGGGGTCGCTAAGACTATCGCTCCATTCGGACCGAAAATGCGAAATAATCGTGGTGTGCATTGCTGGCGCCGATTTCCCTTAACATTGAAACCTTTTTGTATCGATCAACATGTTGGGCTTATATATAAGCTCCGGCCATATAGTACGAGGTTTGAAATCGCAATTTTCCACAGAATACAACATTTTAATGAGAATATATTTGTGACTTGAGTTGTCGAAGTTTTATAACCTTCAAGACTGGATATACCTTACGTACGTATACAGCCGTTGATTATAGATATCTttcagttacatgtatagcCCTGACGTTAAGGCAAATTAAGATGCACAAAGCTGCTTATTAAGCGTTGCTTTTACGTTGCTAAACACTGCAAACTTTTACATACGATTGATCTTTTAGTCGAAGCATTTGAGCAACGATGTACAGCGCTGCGTGAGCATTGCTTTGTCGCTCTTAAACATTCCAAACTTTTCCTCGAAAGTATTTTTCAGTCGCAGCTTTTAAGCAACGATATACAGCGCTGCTTTACCATTGCTTTTTCGTTGTTAGGCATTGCAACCTTTCTGCAGCGCTCGATATTTTGCTTCTAAAGCTTGGTGAACGCATGAACGTCGCATAAAGGTCGCATAAGCACTGTGCAACCTAAAATATGAAGTTGCGCAGCGCTGCAAGAGCGTTGCGCTGTTCGTACGGGTAAAGTGTAGTTGGGTACATAAATACATTTTGTAAATCAAGTAGGTTTACacattatatttaaaaaaataatgacattGTGTAAAAGTGTAGTTGAGTACATCGTAAATctataaaaaaatattgacattGTGTAAAAGTGTAGTTGAGTACATCGTAAatctataaaaaaaatattgacattGTGTAAAAGTGTAGTTGAGTACATTGTAAATCTATAGGTTAACTCATTATATTTTTGGTGCGACGTTAAACTATCTTCACTCATAATCATTATTAATAAGGAATTTTTTTAACAAGGCTCCCTGAAGAAGGTTACAAAAGTGGAAGCTGTAGGGTTTGGATGTCTAGGAGTATGTATTTCTGATTGTACATAAAGATCCTCTGTTTTTTGTTGGTTAAACATTTCACAGGGCACGTCTCAAGTAGCTACTGAAACGAATAATGCAGTGTCTCAAGAGGTTGCGTCAACATCAAGTGAATCAGACTCGCAGCAAACGCAAACATTGTATGTTGCTATCCAGCCTGGGGCGGAGTCTGGTCAGGGCGACCAACCAGCAGTGTATCTTGAAGTAGTGGAGGCAGGCAGTGGCACAGaggttacatgtacatcaagtGATGGACAAGTTAACTTGGTTCAGGAGGAGATGGTTATTGATAATGGTGGGCAGTAGTAGTTAAGCAGTAGTAGTAATTAAAAGCTTAAATTATTTAGCTACGCTAGCCACATTTGACAACGATACAGCTGGTTGCTGGGGCGTAGGTAAAGACTTACTATAATTatacattaaattaattaacaattaagtcacaagaaaaaaaaaataggaaaagtGATAATAACACAGGGAGCCAGCGTGATCCAGCAAAAGGCAAAAAGGCAAGATTAGAAGTTTAAATTCCGAAGGTGATTGTGTGGCTTTTGCCTCGTGGGGAAGATTATTCCAGGGCATTGCACCACTGACAGTACTATACTTAAAGCTTTATTTTAAGAAATTTGTCCATTGCAGTCCACTGTACTGGTCTTTCTCACTCTCGCTCTCTCTTTTTGGAAATGTAATGTGTCAACCCATTCACCCTGGCTTGAAGCAGTCCCCATTGACAAGTTAAATTGTCtggtattagacagagtaataTCTTGTCACAGTGACTCTAAAGGATTGGGCCGGGGCTGGGGGTCGAAAGCTGTTGGGGGTATTTTCCAAAAATCACACATTAAATTTGTAGTGTTTGTATTGCCTTAACACTTCCCCACCTGACAGTAATTTTACTCCAGAAAGACAGCTAACATTGTTCTCACTGATTGGGAGCGCCgtaggtgtgaatgggttaaatttAGTCAATTCCTCCTGTCCCCCTTGTTGAccccgggaaggggggggggggggggggtacttcctTATAAGAggctaatggggatgtgccgctggattgggtcgcattttcacgactggattgaccGTAATGGGGTTACATTTTTAgtagagttactagaatggggtcgcacaTTTTCGGGATTTCTGGGATGAGAAAATTCTGGTAAGCAGGGATTTAACAATAAGAAGATCCACCGTTATAAAAAGGGTTCATgttgttactaatattttaaaaaatacaaccacacttttgaattttcggaacatgtttcgatgtttcaaacatcatcttcagccatagagagtgtaacattaaaattttttacaagataatttatatatatatatataactatcaatgcaatgattctttgtagattaaatgttcgttacaagtacgtaaaattcaaacgaaccaacaatattatagagaacacaactgacataacggtaaaagtttaaaagtgtaatgctaaactgacatgatcaacttgtttgttgagttcgggtttcaaccgctcaatatggaagctctccttgattttgagttgatagaaagaagtagcattatcaataaacccgaactcaacaaacaagttgatcatgtcagtttagcattacacttttaaacttttaccgttatgtcagttgtgttctctataatattgttggttcgtttgaattttacgtacttgtaacgaacatttaatctacaaagaatcattgtattg harbors:
- the LOC137975275 gene encoding uncharacterized protein, producing MPPKVDAKTLAGKMENAVTIFYELIEEFEIIFSVRPELKTLEAAFNQVETRYRFIKKQQETILDRLVDEGITAEEEPLLTTKKLGDKVKADFLQIALKFAVYQKEQDSTETSSKDSETLKTLTASMSSMTSAVTKMADTLRSKPNTSGLQRLPVPTWDGSRRSYATWRKEFNHWMKKYDQDKDEQLQRFRNALPRGSWWSDQVKTCKTIDNAWNILDTEFADKRKLMDELLLQINSLKPVKRDSRSFTHFATTISSYANDMEDNGCPVLESSEAPFLMSQLLSKLDPNDNSHFGREMKREGKEETVSNLITWLHVEASVRSRGKNNIVSEDRNESRRYRTPSKTENNAASGEEPDDDTCPLNCKTKHHLAACPVFQELAISQRWEIVKQHWRCRKCLRKHHTSNCRKPDGSTCDKCRKNHHRSLHNDKIGETSSSPNPRASSFQNQCQAPSSTSNGNIQENAVHHKEKLKLMTGLCPVQKVGVMNGNGEFVEVLAMLDSGSNTSLLSKNAARRLGLSGSATHLTMNLAGGKKKSEASQIIDITVASPADEDIKKTLQVYTVTRPCSKANTLSKELVRHYPHLKHVCDKLHLSGGAIDLLVGTDFVEAFIDIHTVSGEPGEPVAKRNCFGWYVMGQFEKNNSTTSEIQSVEIRTANVVDDIKELLHQDLLGVKPTNLCTCSENEIRESKFVKSLAASTTLVDGRIQVKMPWTEAGPPKQSNYGIALKRLFSTERSFQKKGCLDVVNEEVQKLLEQDYVIQVSPDQIDHSKPEWYLPLQAVFTPERTTKVRLVFDSSSKGHDGLSLNDYLEKGPNYTNSLLDVLAAWRWNEVAFIGDIRKMFNQILVHPDDQVFHRFLWRSKISNSPTVYQWLRLNFGDKPAPDIATNAINTLAKISQAEFPEASKELQDHMYVDDIGSSKATTTEAKQIINDIDAILKKGHFQIKAWHSNRAEIDQSNGERWADLLGLRWDKQTDKFSLKRNELDQMDLLTKRRCLGLIGQLWDPIGLVMPVAIKFRIDLQDLWHSGYNWDETLPTAVKSKWMENLQAMNHLLTVEFDRKLKPNHAIGVPQIHGLCDGGEKAYGAVIFLRWELQNGSYKCVPVLVKSFVAPLKRKTIPRLELMGCLTLARIYETCRKSLRFANIHDSKRIFWVDSSTVLSWIKTPSRQFKPFVSSRVAEIQETVGVEDFRYIRSKFNPADILTRGIEPSQLEDWIKGPSFLQLTEGQWPKFEARAPIEPTAKAGVLMEVKIEKTKTPMQHEAAIAEFQTKVDLDKSEEDTNPVFHQLLNTCSTFSKIRRTLAYVRRFIQNARKKNVKTGSITVQELQGSEKQLFKWSQAHLDPSVIDKKLTPKLDEKRNTSSSWTTRRCQIASRRIKKPSYPSTRSPSCHLAIT